A window of Hymenobacter siberiensis genomic DNA:
GTGGGTCAGGCAGTGGTGCTTGGGCAGGCGCATGACAAAATTAAGCCCATTGTCTTTGAGCCACTTGAACCACGCATGGCCGACAAATTCCCGGTCGCCCACGACCAGGCCGATGCGGTCTTTGCCCAGCAAGGCCAGGCACTTTTCGAGCACCGCGATGCGGTCGGCGGCGTTGGAGTTGCCGCTGCGGTTGTCGAGCAGGTGCCAATAAAGGGGCACGTGGACCTCGCCCGTGCCGACGGTGACGAGCAGGATGTTCACTTGGCACTGGCCGAAGTCCCACTCCGTGCGGTCGAGGCATAAGCGCAGCTTGCCCTGCGCAGGCAACAAACTCAGTAAAATCCTGGCCACCAGTACGTAATTGAGGTCTACTTCGCGGAAAAAGTCCTGAATGCGCGTTTCGTTCGAGGCGGGCTTGGCCGCGTCATTGAGGTGCTGGGCCACCTCGCCGAATTGCACGTTGCGGCTCTTTATCAGGCCAAGAATAAACTGGCCCACAAACTTTTGGCGGGACAAGTGGCCCACAAACGGGGCCTGCTGCAAAAGCGTCGTAATTTTAGCGGCGAAGTGTTGCTTCACGGGGCAGAACGGGTTTTTGGTGGTGTCGTAACCCCAAAGGTCGGGCTGCCCCGTTTTTGTACCTGAAAAATAGTAGGGTAGAGTAGGCAAATAGACCACGAATTAGCTCGGATTTTAGCGGATTTCACGGATTTTGTAGCCGATTATTATCCATCATCCGACGGCCAGCATGGTCATCAGAAAAAATAAAAAGGCTTGCCTACTGGCAAGCCTTTTTTGCTGATTTTCAACGTCCACAAAATCCGTGAAATCCGCTAAAATCCGAGCTAATTCGTGGTCTTAGACGTTGAAGCGGAAGTGCATGATGTCACCATCCTGCACCACATACTCCTTGCCTTCCACAGCCATTTTTCCGGCTTCCTTGATTTTTACTTCCGTCTTATACTCCTGATAATCGGGCAGCTTGATAACCTCGGCGCGGATGAAGCCTTTCTCGAAATCGGAGTGAATGACGCCGGCGGCGGCGGGCGCTTTGTCGCCGCGATGGATAGTCCAGGCGCGCACTTCCTGCACGCCGGCAGTGAAGTAGGTAATCAGGTTCAGCAGCTCGTAGCTGGCGCGGATGAGCTTGTTCAGGCCCGACTCGGTGAGGCCATACTCGCCCAGGAACATTTCTTTTTCCTCGGGGTCCTCCATGTCGGCAATCTGCTCCTCGATGGCGGCCGATACCAGCACTACCTGGGCACCTTCGGCCTTCACGTGCTCGCGCAGGGCGGTTACGTGGTGGTTGCCGTTGCTGGCAATGCTGGCCTCGTCCACGTTGGCCACGTAAATCACGGGCTTGATGGTGAGCAGCTGCAGGTCGGCCACTGCTTCCAGCTCATCGGGGGTGACGCTGAGGGCGCGGGCGTTCTGGCCGGCCTCCAGGGCATCCTTGAAACGCTGAAGCACTGCAACTTCCTTCTTGGCCACAGCATCGCCGGCTTTGGCGCTGCGCTCCGATTTCACCAGCTTCTTGTCGACGCTTTCCAGGTCCTTGAGCTGCAGCTCGGTGTCGATAACATCCTTATCAAAAACCGGGTCGACGCCGCCGGCTACGTGCACGATGTTGGGGTCGTCGAAGCAGCGCACCACG
This region includes:
- a CDS encoding IS4 family transposase → MKQHFAAKITTLLQQAPFVGHLSRQKFVGQFILGLIKSRNVQFGEVAQHLNDAAKPASNETRIQDFFREVDLNYVLVARILLSLLPAQGKLRLCLDRTEWDFGQCQVNILLVTVGTGEVHVPLYWHLLDNRSGNSNAADRIAVLEKCLALLGKDRIGLVVGDREFVGHAWFKWLKDNGLNFVMRLPKHHCLTHADGRRQAVADLGLVPGQVRRFAHVQVDGVWGQVWVKAVAADAFVFLFATAGLNHLEQLYAKRWTIEQCFQNLKGRGFNLEATHLRCFQKLRKLVALVSLAYAFCLGVGAAAHGGRQPIARKNHGYRAASLSRHGLNLLRQLARPLTLPEDPLARLVETLLNWITRQLAKNQLLKIVG
- the ychF gene encoding redox-regulated ATPase YchF, translating into MGLRCGIVGLPNVGKSTLFNALSNAKAESANYPFCTIEPNVGVITVPDERLQILEALVNPKRVLPTIIEFVDIAGLVKGASKGEGLGNKFLANIREVDAIIHVVRCFDDPNIVHVAGGVDPVFDKDVIDTELQLKDLESVDKKLVKSERSAKAGDAVAKKEVAVLQRFKDALEAGQNARALSVTPDELEAVADLQLLTIKPVIYVANVDEASIASNGNHHVTALREHVKAEGAQVVLVSAAIEEQIADMEDPEEKEMFLGEYGLTESGLNKLIRASYELLNLITYFTAGVQEVRAWTIHRGDKAPAAAGVIHSDFEKGFIRAEVIKLPDYQEYKTEVKIKEAGKMAVEGKEYVVQDGDIMHFRFNV